One segment of Macrotis lagotis isolate mMagLag1 chromosome 1, bilby.v1.9.chrom.fasta, whole genome shotgun sequence DNA contains the following:
- the SSNA1 gene encoding microtubule nucleation factor SSNA1 isoform X2, whose product MTQQGAALQNYNNELVKCIEELCQKREELCRQIQQEEDEKQRLQAEVRQLTERLARVNENLARKIASRNEFDRTIAETEAAYLKILESSQTLLSVLKREAGNLSKASTHDQKTMGKD is encoded by the exons ATGACCCAGCAGGGAGCGGCGCTTCAGAACTACAACAACGAGCTGGTCAAGT GCATCGAGGAGCTGTGCCAGAAGCGGGAGGAGCTGTGCCGGCAGATCCAGCAGGAGGAGGATGAGAAGCAGAGGCTGCAGGCCGAGGTGCGGCAGCTGACGGAGAGGCTGGCCCGGGTCAACGAGAACCTGGCCCGGAAGATCGCCTCCCGAAACGAGTTTGACCGCACCATCGCGGAGACCGAGGCCGCTTACCTCAAG ATTCTGGAAAGTTCTCAGACGCTGCTCAGTGTCCTGAAGCGAGAAGCAGGGAATCTGAGCAAGGCTTCAACCCACGACCAGAAGACCATGGGCAAGGACTGA
- the SSNA1 gene encoding microtubule nucleation factor SSNA1 isoform X1, whose amino-acid sequence MTQQGAALQNYNNELVKCIEELCQKREELCRQIQQEEDEKQRLQAEVRQLTERLARVNENLARKIASRNEFDRTIAETEAAYLKAEGNMGERETWRGTEAVLPESCRCCPVSAFRIFIPRPCASFKVCGQAKPVMAGMSGQKP is encoded by the exons ATGACCCAGCAGGGAGCGGCGCTTCAGAACTACAACAACGAGCTGGTCAAGT GCATCGAGGAGCTGTGCCAGAAGCGGGAGGAGCTGTGCCGGCAGATCCAGCAGGAGGAGGATGAGAAGCAGAGGCTGCAGGCCGAGGTGCGGCAGCTGACGGAGAGGCTGGCCCGGGTCAACGAGAACCTGGCCCGGAAGATCGCCTCCCGAAACGAGTTTGACCGCACCATCGCGGAGACCGAGGCCGCTTACCTCAAG GCAGAAGGAAACATGGGGGAGAGGGAAACATGGAGAGGAACAGAGGCAGTTTTGCCTGAGAGTTGTCGCTGCTGTCCTGTATCAGCCTTCAGGATATTTATTCCCAGGCCATGTGCTTCCTTCAAAGTTTGTGGCCAGGCAAAGCCAGTAATGGCAGGGATGAGTGGCCAAAAACCCTAA